TGTTGGCGTGGTGGATAGTACAAAAATTTGCACCGTATTCAAGAGGCAGTGGCATTCCGCAAGTAATGGCAGCAACAGCATTGATAGAAGAAAATCCTAAAACAAATGTTGAGAAATTATTAAGCATAAAAGTTGCTATCGTAAAAGTAATATCAACTTTATTTATGGCGTTGGGTGGTGCGGCTATAGGAAGAGAAGGTCCTACGATACAAATAGCAGGCTCCATTTTTAATTATATTAATAAACTGATTCCTAAAAGTTGGCCTAAATTAAATCGTACCAATATGATTGTTGCGGGAGCTGCTGCAGGGTTGGCAGCTGCTTTTAATACACCATTAGGAGGAATTGTTTTTGCAGTGGAAGAATTATCAAGGACACATGTAAGTTTTTATCGTACTGCATTATTTTCAGGAGTGATCATTGCAGGACTAACGGCGCAGGCTATGCTAGGACCATATTTATACTTAGGTTTCCCCGATGTAAGCGGAACCTCCTGGCATATATTATTTTCTATTTTATTAGTAGCTGTTATTGCTGGCATTGCAGGAAGTTATTTATGTTCACTGATTATAAAAGTTATACGTTGGAAAGCGAGAGCATTTACTAAAAAATCGCAGCATGTGTGCTTCGTTTTAGGAGTGGCAGTAATAATGGCATTTCTTACTTTCTTTATCAGCTTTTCTGTTACAGGTTCTGGTAAAGAAATAATGTTGCAGTTACTGTTTACCAACGATAAGGTATTACCCTGGTATACTTTTCCTTTACGCTTTGTGGGATCTTTATTAAGTTTTACAAGTGGCGCTGCGGGTGGCGTTTTTGCGCCGGGTTTGGCAGCAGGAGCAACCATTGGCGCATCTATCGGTAATTGGTTTCACTTTCAATCTGCAGATACTAATTTATTGGTGTTGGCAGGAATGGTCGCTTTCTTAACAGGCATTACTCGTACACCGTTTACATCAGCCATTTTAG
The Ferruginibacter albus DNA segment above includes these coding regions:
- a CDS encoding chloride channel protein, encoding MFLITSLRLFFKRNFDKIKNPRVRLGILQAIPFWVASIIVGLVTVLYAKVFALAEQTMGKIYDWHHWIIFIQLPLFMLLAWWIVQKFAPYSRGSGIPQVMAATALIEENPKTNVEKLLSIKVAIVKVISTLFMALGGAAIGREGPTIQIAGSIFNYINKLIPKSWPKLNRTNMIVAGAAAGLAAAFNTPLGGIVFAVEELSRTHVSFYRTALFSGVIIAGLTAQAMLGPYLYLGFPDVSGTSWHILFSILLVAVIAGIAGSYLCSLIIKVIRWKARAFTKKSQHVCFVLGVAVIMAFLTFFISFSVTGSGKEIMLQLLFTNDKVLPWYTFPLRFVGSLLSFTSGAAGGVFAPGLAAGATIGASIGNWFHFQSADTNLLVLAGMVAFLTGITRTPFTSAILVLEMTDRHSVIFYLMLAGMIAGLASLLVDQHSFYDHLKHDFVRDFKRKEIEEQQKLVPAEEGG